CCAGAAGCCTCGTCGTTCCCACAGGGACAGATCGAGGCCGTGGATCGCGAGCAGGAAGGTCTTGAACTCCTCCTTGGCCTCGCGATCGTCCCAGTAATGGGAGCGAAACCGTAGGCCCTCAGGACCGCGTTCGTCGCCCAATCGGCATCACTTCGAGGCCCGACGCATCAGCGCCGTTGAGCCTATCATGCAGACTGCCAGCGCAGGCCCGAGAAAGGTGTACTTCCCGGAATCTCGCGCGAACAGGATAACGGCACCGATAGCGATGGCCCAGAGAACGAGATTCGCGACTACCGGACGCATGCTGGTTGCTTCTCCAATAGCTCGCCGATGAGACCTGCCGCCCTGCGCGCGCCGTCCACCGGCACCGGCGCGTGCAGAATCGGCCGGCCGATCTCGGCGAGGACGGCCTTCGCCAGAAGGCCAGCCGTTGTCCTGGCGAGCTCCATCTTGAGCCCGGCGCCCAGTCGTTCGAGCCGGCCCGCGACATGGATCTGCTGCTCGGAATGCCCCTCGATCGGGAAGTAGATGAAAGGGCGGCGGAGAGCGGTCAGCTCGAGGGTCGCGGTCCCCCCGCCCTGGACGATGGCCAGATCCGACGCGGCAAGGTGCTCGTACAACGCGGGGACATAGCCTCGTCTCTCGATTCCCTCGGGAAGATCGACTCCCTCAAGCGAGAGCCGCGGGCCGCAGACCAGAATCATTCGGAGACCCGGGATCGACTCGCGCAGCAGCGGGAAGGACCGCGCACAGAGGTCGAGCATCTCCTTGCCGATCGCCGTCCCACCCACGGCGCAGATGATCAGCGGTTCCGCGCCGTACCCGAGCCTTCTGCGGACCTCCTCGCGATCGGCGTAATCGCCCGGATCGAATGTCAGCACAGGCCCCACGAAGTTGTACCTCTCCATCGCCCACGCGCGTCGATCGCGCGGCAGAAGGAAGCCGAAGGGGGTATCCGGGACATCGGACGCCTCCCCGACGAAGAGACTCAGGTCCACGGCCGAGCCTCTCTTCCTGTTGCCGACAGCCCAGGCGCAGTTCAACAGATAGACGCCGAACCTCTCGAGAAGAGACCGCGAGAGCGCGTCGAACCCGACGAAGTCGTAGATCATGGCGAAGGGGCAGGTCTTGGCGGCAGGATCGCGCCGGTAGGCGAGGCTGATCTCATACGTCTCGTCGCCGATCAGGAGATCGAAGCGTTCCCGCCGCGTGACCCGCCCGACAACGGCGACGTTTCGCGACCAATGTCCCTTGACCTTCGCGGCATACCGGACAAGGCTGAGAGCGCCGCCGGAAGCTGCGCTTTCGGCCGCAAGGCTCGCATCCGCCAGATCGTCAGCGTCGGCAAGCAGATTCTCGCCCGCCTCGCGGATCACACGATCCGCCGGCGGTGCGGCCAGCCAGGCGAGATCGACGCCCGGGCATCGCTTGCGCAGCTCCCGGGCGATCGACAGATCCCTACCGACATGCCCCAGACCGATCGACCCGCTGAAGAAGAGAACTCGCTTGCTCGACAAGACTCACCCCCTGTTCCTGACGTCCTTGACTGCATCTGAGAGGCGAGCGGGTGCGCCGCGAGGCCCGGCGCCCCCAGAACCCAGCCGGGCCGAGCGGATGCGCCAGGCGAGCGTCTCCATTGCAGTCAAAACGGTCTAGCCCTGCTTCGGCATGAAGAAGAGGTGCCGAAGCTCTCCCTCTTGTTCCGGATCCCGCGCGAAGGCGTTGAAGTTCAACGCCCAGCTTGAGCCGTCAACGAGTGCCCGGGACGCCTTGGTGGGCTTGTGGCGCACGCTCCTGTCGTCCTGCCAGGGATCGATGTCGAAGTAGGCGACGAGGACATGCTTTCCCAGCGAGATCACCCGGCGGACAAGGGGCAGGAAGTCCTCGTCGCCGGTGATGAGCACGGCCACGTCGTAGCGGTCCTGATGGGCATGGTCGAGGACGTCGACGGCGAACTGGACATCGACCCCCTTCTGGGCGATCGAGTAAGTGAGATCCTGCCCGGAACCCTTGGCCGTTTCCTTGGCGGGCAGGAAGTGGGTGACGATCCCCGCGGCCATGAGAGCCATCTCGAAATCCCGCTCCTTCTCGAGCTGATCCGCGGCCGCGACGTTCGTGGTCATCCTGCCGTCATAGTAGTGCGCCGCCACGATCTTCGTGATCGCATCGGCGGCCTTGATCTTCTCGGAGACATACCGTTCAAGCGTCTCGTGAAGCGCCGGGAGGCTGAACCATCCGCGCTTCTCCTTGTATCTGAAGAAGAGCTGCCCCGCGCGGAAGAACGCCCCGTCGTAGAACACCATGACCCGAACCGAGCGTGTCATGCAGAACCTCCCGCGATGCCCTCAGGCCGGCACATTCCCTCGATCGCCCGGCCACCGACAGTAAGCTACGCCAACATTCCTATGCGGTCCAGTCGTCCGGCCGGCGCGCGGCCCGTGCCGCGCTCACTTCCTTTCCACCAGCGCCGCCTCGACGGTCGCTTCCTTTCCGTCCCGGAGAAGCTTGACGAGCACCTTGTCCCCGGGCTGACGCGACTTCAGGATGCCGGAGAAGTCCTCCAGCCCCCCGATCTTCTCGCCGTCGATCGCGACGATCCGATCCCCCGCCTTGATCCCCGCCTGCTCGGCCGGGCTCCCGGGAAGGACTCCGGACACCAGGACTCCATCTCCCTGATAGGCCATGTCGGGGATCGTGCCGAGGCTCACCCGGCGCGCGGTCATTTGATGGGGGGCGGCGGACGCGCCGGATCCGGCATCCATCCCTCCCGAGCCTGCCGGGACCCCTGGGGATACGAAGGTCATCGGCTTGTCGCGATCGGCCAGATAGCGGACCAGCTCGGCGGTGAAGCCAGCGATCTCCACGAGCCCCTCGTAGTTCATCTTCTCCGGCGTGTCGCTCGTTCTGTGGTAATCGGCAT
This portion of the Candidatus Eisenbacteria bacterium genome encodes:
- a CDS encoding NYN domain-containing protein — its product is MTRSVRVMVFYDGAFFRAGQLFFRYKEKRGWFSLPALHETLERYVSEKIKAADAITKIVAAHYYDGRMTTNVAAADQLEKERDFEMALMAAGIVTHFLPAKETAKGSGQDLTYSIAQKGVDVQFAVDVLDHAHQDRYDVAVLITGDEDFLPLVRRVISLGKHVLVAYFDIDPWQDDRSVRHKPTKASRALVDGSSWALNFNAFARDPEQEGELRHLFFMPKQG